One window from the genome of Ananas comosus cultivar F153 linkage group 13, ASM154086v1, whole genome shotgun sequence encodes:
- the LOC109719236 gene encoding uncharacterized protein LOC109719236: protein MKGLVVSERVRKGGGDQEKMKSKSTNPANAEKNITNSSESSKTSRLPKLLRPSAIKSSIGTPNCRKDQLQLQVTLNSLNTNVKGKGIIKNLSNGNGPLILSPINPVKPTKTAVRGSDVNLKMPAIKKNSAMIPSPKENIQKATCSSNLKDSKIAKPLELNPGGTESTGTSVMKVCPATYCSLNCRKREPNHLLSARRKGMVENKKSIRQKGLASHQQMDLKNAGKEKIKNTVSRKAPSAKIIPKRKEEICNNSSVEIFAEPKEPTFESESSSYEPSIHEELERELSEILKRLSSLESDAESSEEAEVFGGKIDKSGMPEIYSVASFGDDVDESTEICAEEIDAFMNFLRRTDYDPQAEASEENCSCLLSEDYEEWSSECFVVNGQDSKDEELAKRTQNRPAAEVIELKYEHETWPSPGNKNDGVSCTVDNGPPCYLGIKSEDDIGLKYEAVASEGSTLKLDCRSFIYEEEKEEKEKEIVAAEEEKLSELYAISSCNYEIDSSNKEGILVVPKIADIVRTAEMCGAVTTEGCAPECDVGRSEDDEELYKSYGHSTRNDEASLTDDIQSDRIEKSVEDVQILVEYALLEQENDAGTDFNCKPHEEVEPECVSTSSRCLTLKLFHVEGQQNLAADIESHYNLELGAVINKEYQNDEGEDSISMNSTMVPTSQKEFSKNDQKLTVADHNPARKITKEDFQEEKEGIRRFKPRAPRFLPTKHDPEAEMVNLRYVTMEERKEAAEWMIDHALQQVVTKLAPARKKKVALLVEAFETVRAQVE, encoded by the coding sequence ATGAAGGGGCTTGTGGTGTCAGAGAGGGTGAGAAAGGGAGGAGGTGATCAAGAGAAGATGAAGTCAAAGTCCACCAATCCCGCAAATGCGGAGAAGAACATCACAAATTCTTCTGAGAGCAGCAAAACTAGTCGACTCCCTAAGCTCTTGAGACCCTCTGCAATAAAATCATCAATTGGTACACCAAATTGCCGGAAGGATCAGTTACAGTTACAGGTAACCCTCAATTCCCTGAATACAAATGTTAAGGGAAAAGGCATCATAAAGAATCTATCCAACGGGAATGGACCATTAATATTATCTCCTATCAATCCTGTTAAACCAACAAAAACTGCGGTAAGAGGATCCGATGTGAATCTAAAAATGCCTGCAATAAAGAAGAACTCGGCGATGATTCCGAGTCCTAAGGAGAACATACAGAAGGCTACCTGCTCATCGAATTTGAAGGATTCGAAGATCGCGAAACCACTAGAACTTAATCCGGGAGGAACTGAATCTACAGGCACTTCAGTAATGAAGGTTTGCCCTGCCACCTACTGCTCCTTAAATTGCCGTAAGCGAGAGCCTAATCATCTCCTATCGGCACGAAGAAAAGGAATGGTTGAGAATAAGAAGAGCATTAGACAGAAGGGGCTAGCTTCTCATCAGCAAATGGATTTAAAGAATGCTGGAAAGGAAAAGATCAAGAATACTGTCAGTCGCAAGGCTCCGTCAGCAAAGATCATcccgaaaagaaaagaagaaatatgcaACAATTCCTCGGTTGAGATCTTTGCTGAACCCAAAGAACCAACTTTTGAATCAGAGAGCAGTAGCTATGAACCGAGCATTCATGAAGAGCTTGAGAGGGAACTCTCTGAAATTCTCAAAAGATTATCATCATTGGAATCTGATGCAGAGAGCAGTGAAGAAGCTGAAGTATTTGGCGGGAAAATCGACAAGAGTGGCATGCCTGAGATATATTCAGTCGCAAGCTTTGGAGATGATGTAGATGAGAGCACCGAAATTTGTGCTGAAGAAATTGATGCTTTCATGAACTTTCTTCGACGCACAGATTACGATCCGCAAGCAGAAGCCAGTGAAGAGAACTGTTCCTGCCTTTTATCAGAGGATTATGAAGAATGGAGTTCTGAATGCTTTGTGGTAAATGGGCAGGACAGTAAAGATGAAGAACTTGCAAAGAGAACTCAAAATAGACCAGCAGCAGAAGTCATTGAACTGAAATATGAGCACGAAACCTGGCCGAGTCCTGGAAATAAGAATGATGGTGTATCATGTACTGTAGATAATGGGCCGCCATGTTATCTGGGTATAAAATCAGAAGATGATATAGGTCTGAAATATGAAGCCGTAGCTTCGGAAGGAAGTACACTGAAACTTGATTGTAGAAGCTTCATctatgaagaagaaaaagaagaaaaggaaaaagaaattgtagcagcagaagaagaaaaactaaGTGAATTGTATGCGATTTCTAGCTGCAATTATGAGATAGACAGCTCGAATAAAGAAGGGATATTAGTAGTGCCGAAAATTGCAGATATAGTTAGAACTGCTGAGATGTGTGGTGCTGTAACTACAGAAGGTTGTGCTCCAGAATGTGATGTTGGTCGGtcagaagatgatgaagaattATATAAATCATATGGACACTCTACTCGCAATGATGAAGCTTCGCTAACAGACGATATTCAGTCTGATAGGATAGAAAAAAGTGTTGAAGATGTACAAATCCTTGTAGAGTATGCTCTTCTTGAGCAGGAGAATGATGCGGGCACTGACTTTAATTGCAAACCACATGAAGAAGTGGAGCCGGAATGCGTAAGCACTAGTTCGAGATGCCTAACACTAAAGCTTTTTCATGTTGAAGGACAACAAAATCTTGCCGCCGACATTGAAAGCCATTATAATTTAGAGCTCGGTGCCGTCATAAATAAGGAATATCAAAATGACGAAGGAGAAGATAGCATTTCAATGAACTCGACTATGGTTCCGACATCACAGAAAGAATTTAGCAAGAATGATCAGAAACTAACAGTTGCTGATCACAATCCTGCAAGAAAAATAACCAAAGAGGATTttcaagaagaaaaggaagggaTAAGACGCTTCAAGCCACGAGCGCCACGGTTTCTTCCAACTAAACATGATCCTGAAGCAGAAATGGTTAATCTCAGGTACGTGACTatggaagaaagaaaagaagcagcGGAATGGATGATAGATCATGCTCTACAACAGGTTGTCACAAAGCTGGCCCCTGCTCGAAAGAAAAAGGTAGCCCTTTTGGTAGAAGCTTTCGAAACTGTGCGCGCTCAAGTGGAATAA